One Amycolatopsis thermophila DNA segment encodes these proteins:
- a CDS encoding enoyl-CoA hydratase, whose protein sequence is MSKVHLTAEEGRWTLTLDDPDRRNCLDEPMCDQLADAVDRVAADPGARTLVVTGAGTAFCAGADLPALFGDPRDDVAAIRTRLRRVYASFLRLRDLPIPTVAAVQGAAVGAGLNLALACDVRIAGPRAKFAATFTRIGLHPGGGCTWFLVDVLGRQKALALLLDGGALDAPAAVAEGLALRLEDDPVAAAHELAKRWAELDPGLARDVKATVGVAHHGRFEDTLEVEAWSQASSATRPAIQEAVARFRKS, encoded by the coding sequence GTGAGCAAGGTCCACCTGACCGCCGAGGAGGGCCGCTGGACCCTGACCCTCGACGACCCGGACCGGCGCAACTGCCTCGACGAGCCGATGTGCGACCAGCTCGCGGACGCCGTGGACCGGGTGGCCGCGGACCCCGGAGCCCGCACCCTCGTGGTCACCGGCGCCGGCACGGCGTTCTGCGCCGGAGCCGACCTGCCCGCCCTGTTCGGCGATCCCCGCGACGACGTCGCGGCCATCCGGACCCGGCTGCGCCGCGTGTACGCCAGCTTCCTGCGCCTGCGCGACCTGCCGATCCCGACCGTCGCGGCCGTGCAGGGCGCCGCAGTGGGCGCCGGGCTGAACCTCGCGCTGGCCTGCGACGTCCGGATCGCCGGACCGCGCGCGAAGTTCGCGGCCACCTTCACCCGGATCGGCCTGCACCCGGGCGGCGGCTGCACCTGGTTCCTCGTCGACGTCCTCGGCCGCCAGAAGGCGCTCGCCCTGTTGCTCGACGGTGGCGCGCTGGACGCGCCCGCGGCGGTGGCGGAGGGGCTCGCGCTGCGCCTGGAGGACGATCCCGTCGCGGCCGCGCACGAGCTGGCGAAACGCTGGGCAGAACTGGACCCCGGGCTGGCGCGCGACGTCAAGGCGACGGTCGGCGTGGCCCACCACGGGCGCTTCGAGGACACGCTGGAGGTCGAGGCCTGGTCCCAGGCCTCCAGCGCGACCCGCCCCGCCATCCAGGAAGCCGTCGCCCGCTTCCGCAAGTCATGA
- a CDS encoding MaoC family dehydratase, translating to MTELAIDERVTAAWAGVVDDHNPLHVDAAFAATTRFGGPIAHGSLLFALVCDALQQAGEPHEAVAVRFRAPVPVGSTVRVEVRGTGARLECDGGEPVEVEVR from the coding sequence GTGACCGAACTGGCGATCGACGAGCGGGTGACCGCCGCGTGGGCCGGGGTCGTGGACGACCACAACCCCCTCCACGTCGACGCGGCGTTCGCGGCGACCACCCGGTTCGGCGGCCCCATCGCGCACGGCTCGCTGCTGTTCGCGCTGGTGTGCGACGCGCTGCAGCAGGCGGGCGAGCCGCACGAGGCGGTCGCGGTCCGGTTCCGGGCGCCGGTACCGGTGGGCTCGACCGTCCGGGTCGAGGTGCGCGGCACCGGAGCGCGTCTGGAGTGCGACGGCGGCGAGCCGGTCGAGGTGGAGGTGCGGTGA
- a CDS encoding acyl-CoA thioesterase — protein MSALRHFLDRLDLDPLAPGVFGDPGGEEGLERIFGGQVAAQALAAMGRTVDADKAVHHLHVEFVRPPRASAPLRLEVGVVKDGRAFALRRVEAAQGGVPVLTATASFHRAEAGPVRLPAGEPPEPIAPRWEDRFAGRRHRLSPLWDRPRPIDFRYLDPAPLDDTLRQHPRDGQSAVLRADGALPDDPLIHACTAVYASDMTLLETALLPLGEVWADGDTDGASLNHTMWFHRPFRMDRWVRYDQRAEALAGGRGLASGRMFDDSGELVATVLQEGSLRPAHGAGTWLARSAPDRTLRRAT, from the coding sequence GTGAGCGCGCTCCGGCACTTCCTCGACCGGCTCGACCTCGACCCGCTGGCGCCGGGCGTGTTCGGTGACCCGGGCGGCGAGGAAGGGCTGGAGCGGATCTTCGGCGGCCAGGTCGCCGCGCAGGCGCTGGCCGCGATGGGCCGGACGGTGGACGCGGACAAGGCGGTGCACCACCTGCACGTGGAGTTCGTGCGGCCGCCGCGCGCGAGCGCGCCGCTGCGGCTGGAGGTGGGCGTGGTCAAGGACGGCCGCGCGTTCGCCCTGCGCCGGGTCGAGGCGGCCCAGGGCGGCGTGCCGGTGCTGACGGCGACCGCCTCGTTCCACCGCGCCGAAGCGGGCCCGGTCCGGTTGCCCGCCGGCGAGCCGCCCGAGCCCATCGCGCCCCGGTGGGAGGACCGCTTCGCGGGCCGGCGTCATCGCCTCAGCCCGCTGTGGGACCGGCCGCGGCCGATCGACTTCCGCTACCTGGATCCCGCGCCCCTGGACGACACGCTGCGGCAGCACCCGCGCGACGGCCAATCCGCGGTGCTGCGCGCCGACGGTGCCCTGCCGGACGATCCGCTGATCCACGCCTGCACCGCCGTCTACGCCTCGGACATGACCCTGCTGGAGACCGCGCTGCTCCCGCTCGGCGAGGTCTGGGCCGACGGCGACACCGACGGGGCGAGCCTGAACCACACCATGTGGTTCCACCGCCCGTTCCGGATGGACCGCTGGGTGCGCTACGACCAGCGGGCCGAGGCGCTCGCCGGCGGGCGGGGACTGGCCTCGGGCCGGATGTTCGACGACTCCGGCGAGCTGGTCGCGACGGTGCTGCAGGAGGGGTCGCTGCGGCCCGCGCACGGCGCCGGGACCTGGCTGGCCCGCAGCGCACCGGACCGGACACTGAGGAGAGCGACATGA
- a CDS encoding NAD-dependent epimerase/dehydratase family protein: protein MTPTVLVAGASGLVGTACVDEFAAAGWRVLALSRRPPETDASYTHLPVDLRRPETLDPARLAGVTHVVYAAVFEKPGLVRGWREADQMRTNRDMLATLMAALAGAPVEHVTLLQGTKAYGVHRHPIRIPARERHPRDEHENFYWLQEDHLRALAPARGFGWTVLRPQLVVGPNHGVAMNLVPVIGAYAAICREEGLPFGFPGGAAYVSEAVDARLVAGAALWAATAPAARFEHFNLTNGEVFEWRDLWPALAEELGVDAAGDTPRSLAGFLPAHEATWDHVVRRHGLRPIRLPDLLGESHHYADFHFAAGAAGAPPPAFVSTVKIKQAGFTDTCDTELSFRHWLRVLQDRKVLPPR, encoded by the coding sequence ATGACACCGACGGTTCTCGTGGCCGGCGCGAGCGGCCTGGTCGGCACGGCGTGCGTGGACGAGTTCGCCGCCGCGGGCTGGCGGGTGCTCGCGCTGTCGCGGCGGCCACCGGAGACCGACGCGTCGTACACGCACCTGCCCGTCGACCTCCGCAGGCCGGAGACGCTCGACCCGGCGCGGCTGGCGGGCGTGACGCACGTGGTGTACGCGGCGGTGTTCGAGAAGCCCGGGCTGGTCCGCGGCTGGCGCGAGGCCGATCAGATGCGGACCAACCGGGACATGCTGGCGACCCTGATGGCGGCGCTGGCCGGCGCGCCCGTCGAGCACGTGACCCTGCTGCAGGGCACCAAGGCCTACGGGGTGCACCGGCACCCCATCCGCATTCCCGCCCGCGAACGCCATCCGCGCGACGAGCACGAGAACTTCTACTGGCTCCAGGAGGACCACCTGCGCGCGCTGGCCCCGGCCCGCGGCTTCGGCTGGACCGTCCTGCGCCCCCAGCTGGTGGTGGGGCCGAACCACGGGGTCGCGATGAACCTCGTTCCCGTGATCGGCGCCTACGCCGCGATCTGCCGGGAAGAGGGGTTGCCGTTCGGGTTCCCCGGAGGTGCGGCCTACGTCAGCGAAGCCGTGGACGCGCGGCTCGTCGCCGGGGCGGCCCTGTGGGCCGCGACGGCCCCGGCCGCCCGGTTCGAGCATTTCAACCTGACCAACGGCGAGGTGTTCGAGTGGCGCGACCTGTGGCCGGCGCTGGCCGAGGAGCTGGGCGTGGACGCGGCCGGGGACACGCCGCGCTCACTGGCCGGGTTCCTGCCCGCCCACGAGGCGACGTGGGACCACGTGGTGCGGCGGCACGGGCTGCGGCCCATCCGGCTGCCCGACCTGCTCGGCGAATCGCACCACTACGCCGACTTCCACTTCGCCGCCGGGGCGGCTGGCGCGCCACCCCCGGCGTTCGTGAGCACCGTCAAGATCAAACAGGCCGGGTTCACCGACACCTGCGACACCGAACTGTCGTTCCGGCACTGGTTGCGCGTGCTCCAGGACCGGAAGGTGCTGCCACCGCGCTGA
- a CDS encoding universal stress protein codes for MTAGTRGIVVGTDGSPGAAEAVRWAAAVASQRKLDLVIAHGLEVVVRLYGRGVATREVFELAQQAAEGIVAEARRVALSVDSELEVSTETVPESAAAVLVGLSRTARMVVLGASGVGALGGVVVGSAVPTVVSQAHCPVAVVRERDGTVPAKGPVVVGVDGSPNSEQAVGLAFEEASFRGAPLVAVHAWSDVTYEYVHGTAQFLPPWDYIEPEQQRLLAQRLAGRQERHPDVEVRRRLVRSNPRDALLEESEQAQLVVVGSRGRGGFKGLLLGSTSQALVRRARCPVLVVRPEPA; via the coding sequence ATGACCGCGGGAACGCGCGGCATCGTGGTCGGCACGGATGGCTCGCCGGGCGCCGCGGAGGCGGTGCGGTGGGCGGCGGCCGTGGCGTCGCAGCGCAAGCTGGATCTCGTCATCGCGCACGGGCTGGAGGTGGTCGTGCGGCTCTACGGTCGCGGCGTCGCGACGCGGGAGGTGTTCGAGCTGGCGCAGCAGGCCGCGGAGGGCATCGTCGCCGAGGCCCGCCGGGTGGCGTTGTCGGTGGACAGCGAGCTCGAGGTCAGCACCGAAACCGTGCCCGAATCGGCCGCGGCCGTCCTGGTCGGCCTGTCGCGCACGGCGCGGATGGTGGTGCTGGGCGCCAGCGGCGTGGGCGCGCTCGGCGGGGTGGTCGTCGGCTCGGCGGTGCCGACGGTCGTCAGCCAGGCGCACTGCCCGGTGGCGGTCGTGCGGGAGCGGGACGGAACCGTCCCGGCGAAGGGGCCGGTCGTGGTGGGTGTGGACGGCAGCCCGAACAGCGAGCAGGCGGTCGGCCTCGCCTTCGAAGAGGCGTCGTTCCGCGGCGCTCCGCTGGTCGCGGTGCACGCCTGGAGCGACGTGACCTACGAATACGTCCACGGGACGGCCCAGTTCCTGCCGCCGTGGGACTACATCGAGCCGGAGCAGCAGCGGCTGCTGGCCCAGCGGCTGGCCGGACGGCAGGAGCGGCACCCGGACGTCGAGGTGCGTCGCCGCCTGGTGCGCAGCAACCCCCGCGACGCGCTGCTGGAGGAGTCCGAGCAGGCGCAGCTGGTGGTGGTCGGGAGCCGGGGCCGCGGCGGCTTCAAGGGCCTGCTGCTGGGGTCGACGAGCCAGGCGCTGGTCCGGCGTGCGCGGTGCCCGGTGCTGGTCGTCCGCCCGGAGCCGGCGTGA
- a CDS encoding C-terminal binding protein, producing MTTQTQRTVVIADHDYGDVDIERAILEDAGLRLVAADCRTEDDVIEAARDADAVIAQYATVGARAIGAFTRCQVIARYGTGVDIVDVDAATRRGILVTNVPSDWCEDEVADHAMALLLAAARKVCVYDRATRAGTWRWQSGAPIHRLRGRTLGLLAFGAIAQAVAARAQAFGMLVIAHDPYLAAEDVAAHGAQPASFDELLEHSDYLVVQAPLTEDTHHLIGEPELRRMKPTSILVNTARGPIVDDAALYAALAEGWIAAAGLDDIEEEPAKQRNWAPVNPLFTLDNVIITPHAAYYSDEAIHTVRDFAAHEVARVLTGRPPLSPVNAAQLAVVRTGPSPVGADGGERV from the coding sequence ATGACGACGCAGACGCAGCGGACCGTGGTCATCGCCGACCACGACTACGGTGACGTGGACATCGAGCGGGCGATCCTCGAGGACGCCGGCCTGCGGCTGGTCGCCGCCGACTGCCGGACCGAGGACGACGTCATCGAGGCCGCCCGGGACGCGGACGCGGTCATCGCCCAGTACGCCACCGTGGGTGCCAGGGCCATCGGCGCCTTCACCCGGTGCCAGGTCATCGCGCGGTACGGGACCGGGGTCGACATCGTCGACGTGGACGCCGCCACGCGGCGCGGCATCCTGGTGACCAACGTTCCCAGCGACTGGTGCGAGGACGAGGTGGCCGACCACGCGATGGCCCTGCTGCTGGCCGCTGCCCGGAAGGTCTGCGTCTACGACCGGGCGACCCGTGCCGGGACCTGGCGGTGGCAGTCCGGCGCGCCGATCCACCGGCTGCGGGGACGCACCCTCGGGCTGCTGGCGTTCGGCGCGATCGCGCAGGCGGTCGCGGCCAGGGCGCAGGCGTTCGGCATGCTCGTCATCGCCCACGATCCGTACCTGGCCGCGGAGGACGTGGCGGCGCACGGGGCCCAGCCGGCCTCGTTCGACGAGTTGCTCGAGCACTCGGACTACCTGGTGGTCCAGGCGCCGCTCACCGAGGACACCCACCACCTCATCGGCGAGCCCGAACTCCGGCGGATGAAGCCGACGTCGATCCTGGTGAACACGGCCCGCGGCCCCATCGTCGACGACGCGGCCCTGTACGCCGCGCTCGCGGAAGGCTGGATCGCCGCCGCCGGGCTGGACGACATCGAGGAGGAACCCGCCAAGCAACGGAACTGGGCACCGGTGAACCCACTGTTCACCTTGGACAACGTGATCATCACACCGCACGCGGCCTACTACTCCGACGAAGCGATCCACACGGTCCGCGACTTCGCCGCCCACGAGGTGGCGCGGGTGCTGACCGGGCGGCCGCCGCTGTCGCCGGTGAACGCGGCGCAACTCGCCGTCGTCCGCACGGGGCCGTCGCCGGTGGGAGCGGACGGAGGTGAGCGGGTATGA
- the ilvD gene encoding dihydroxy-acid dehydratase, with product MEHDRPLLRSQRLRLVNHQGDALRLGMNWTEEDLGKPQVLVDSAYGMGHPGTFHFRELIEEVSNGVFEAGGKPGVFAVSDICDGVVQATDGMSYSLISRDIMAAMIEIHALGHPHDGMVLISGNDKSVPAHLLAIARCDLPAIHLPGGTQLNAPGYVTSNKMWEMGAAVERGELPRAELESAQRGACPTCGACQFMGSASTGQVLAEALGLALPGSALVPAPLTKLLRYARATGKQLVTMIHQNLTPRRILTREAFENAIILHAAVGGSTNALLHLPPIAKEAGVEITIDDFDRIHRRVPVLANVKTTGRYPVEYFWYAGGVPAVMLELREMLHLGCLTVTGKTLGENLEDIERDPFFFTERRGYLNNVKVARDEIIRPRSDPFSADGGVAVLYGNLAPGGAMIKTFSVPAEMHVHIGPARVFDFEEEAVHALVQRQISPGDVLVIRYEGPRANGMPEMYYAAAILSADRVLNTTTAIVTDGRYSGAMRGPCIGHVAPEALEGGPIALIEDDDLIEINAPQRRLAIVGIKGERRPPDEIETVLAERRGIWKAPQPRHSRGILSLYSRVAGGTAEGASIT from the coding sequence ATGGAACACGATCGACCGCTGCTGCGGAGCCAGCGGCTGCGCCTGGTCAACCACCAGGGTGACGCGCTCCGCCTCGGCATGAACTGGACCGAGGAGGACCTGGGCAAGCCGCAGGTGCTGGTGGACAGCGCCTACGGGATGGGCCACCCGGGCACCTTCCACTTCCGGGAGCTCATCGAAGAGGTCAGCAACGGTGTCTTCGAAGCCGGCGGGAAACCGGGCGTCTTCGCCGTCAGCGACATCTGCGACGGCGTCGTCCAGGCCACCGACGGCATGAGCTACTCGCTCATCTCGCGCGACATCATGGCCGCGATGATCGAGATCCACGCCCTGGGACATCCCCACGACGGCATGGTCCTGATCTCCGGCAACGACAAGTCGGTGCCCGCCCACCTGCTCGCGATCGCCCGGTGCGACCTGCCGGCCATCCACCTGCCCGGGGGCACCCAGCTCAACGCCCCCGGCTACGTGACCTCCAACAAGATGTGGGAGATGGGGGCGGCCGTCGAGCGGGGCGAGCTCCCCCGGGCCGAGCTCGAGAGCGCGCAGCGCGGCGCGTGCCCGACGTGCGGGGCGTGCCAGTTCATGGGCAGCGCCAGCACCGGGCAGGTGCTGGCCGAGGCGCTCGGCCTGGCCCTGCCCGGGTCCGCGCTCGTGCCGGCACCGCTGACCAAGCTGCTGCGCTACGCCCGCGCGACCGGCAAGCAGCTCGTCACCATGATCCACCAGAACCTGACGCCACGGCGCATCCTGACGCGGGAGGCGTTCGAGAACGCCATCATCCTGCACGCCGCCGTCGGCGGATCGACCAACGCCCTGCTGCACCTCCCGCCGATCGCCAAGGAAGCCGGCGTCGAGATCACCATCGACGACTTCGACCGCATCCACCGGCGGGTCCCGGTGCTCGCCAACGTCAAGACCACCGGCCGCTACCCGGTCGAGTACTTCTGGTACGCCGGCGGCGTGCCCGCGGTCATGCTCGAGCTCCGCGAGATGCTGCACCTCGGCTGTCTCACCGTGACCGGCAAGACGCTCGGCGAGAACCTCGAGGACATCGAGCGCGATCCGTTCTTCTTCACCGAACGCCGCGGTTACCTCAACAACGTCAAGGTCGCCCGGGACGAGATCATCCGCCCGCGGTCCGACCCGTTCAGCGCCGACGGCGGGGTCGCCGTGCTGTACGGCAACCTCGCGCCCGGCGGCGCGATGATCAAGACCTTCTCGGTACCCGCGGAGATGCACGTCCACATCGGACCCGCGCGGGTCTTCGACTTCGAGGAGGAAGCGGTCCACGCCCTGGTCCAGCGCCAGATCTCACCGGGAGACGTCCTCGTCATCCGCTACGAGGGACCACGCGCGAACGGCATGCCGGAGATGTACTACGCGGCGGCCATCCTCTCCGCCGATCGTGTCCTGAACACCACCACCGCGATCGTCACCGACGGCCGCTACTCCGGCGCGATGCGCGGACCGTGCATCGGGCACGTCGCGCCCGAGGCGCTGGAGGGCGGGCCCATCGCGCTGATCGAGGACGACGACCTCATCGAGATCAACGCGCCGCAGCGGCGACTGGCGATCGTCGGGATCAAGGGCGAGCGCCGTCCCCCGGACGAGATCGAGACGGTCCTCGCCGAGCGGCGCGGCATCTGGAAGGCGCCGCAGCCGCGCCACAGCCGCGGAATCCTCTCGTTGTACTCGCGTGTCGCCGGCGGCACCGCCGAAGGCGCCTCGATCACCTAG
- a CDS encoding glucose-6-phosphate dehydrogenase — protein MIERLVIFGATGDLTARYLLPGLAALRAAGRLGDSFRLTGAGRQDWDTGEFREWATAQLDRHGTALPASAGRAVVASAAYHQADVTDPADVAAVVAGDGPVAAYLALPPAVFPAAVSALHEADLPPGSRIVLEKPFGEDLDSALELNRLLADLVPEQAVFRVDHFLAMTTVQNVLGTRLANRMLEPVWNAAHIAEVDIVWDESLALEGRAGYYDRAGALKDMVQNHLLQLLCLVAMEPPISLGERDLRDRKLDVLRSVRPLTGADVARRTRRARYTAGRLGGRDVPAYTGESGVDPARGTETFAEVELELDNWRWAGTRFRLRTGKALRRDRKEVAVHFRGVPHLPLGLSGEARPNVLRFGLDPETLSLDLTGIGASAHTLAPLMLTARIDPPELPAYARLLLDVLDGNATLSIRGDEAEEAWRVLTPVLSAWSAGLVPLEEYPAGSDGPRERTSQPTPTREGRTDGTRSTAAAEPAAAPGQPPG, from the coding sequence ATGATCGAGCGACTCGTGATCTTCGGTGCGACCGGGGACCTCACCGCCCGCTACCTGTTGCCCGGGCTGGCCGCGCTGCGGGCCGCCGGGCGCCTCGGCGACAGCTTCCGGCTGACCGGCGCCGGCCGGCAGGACTGGGACACCGGCGAGTTCCGGGAGTGGGCCACCGCCCAGCTCGACCGGCACGGCACGGCCCTGCCCGCCTCCGCCGGCAGGGCCGTCGTGGCCTCGGCGGCCTACCACCAGGCCGACGTCACCGACCCCGCCGACGTGGCGGCCGTCGTCGCCGGTGACGGGCCGGTCGCGGCGTACCTGGCCCTGCCCCCGGCGGTCTTCCCCGCGGCGGTCTCCGCGCTGCACGAGGCGGACCTGCCGCCCGGCAGCCGGATCGTGCTGGAGAAGCCGTTCGGCGAGGACCTGGACAGCGCGCTGGAACTCAACCGCCTGCTCGCCGACCTCGTGCCCGAGCAGGCGGTGTTCCGCGTCGACCACTTCCTGGCCATGACGACCGTCCAGAACGTGCTCGGCACCCGGCTGGCCAACCGCATGCTGGAGCCGGTCTGGAACGCCGCCCACATCGCCGAGGTGGACATCGTGTGGGACGAGTCGCTGGCGCTGGAGGGCCGGGCGGGCTACTACGACCGGGCTGGGGCGCTCAAGGACATGGTGCAGAACCACCTGCTGCAACTGCTCTGCCTGGTCGCCATGGAACCGCCGATCAGCCTGGGCGAACGCGACCTGCGCGACCGCAAGCTCGACGTCCTGCGCTCGGTGCGGCCGCTCACCGGCGCCGACGTCGCGCGCCGCACCCGCCGCGCCCGCTACACCGCCGGGCGGCTCGGCGGCCGCGACGTCCCCGCCTACACCGGCGAGTCCGGAGTGGACCCCGCGCGCGGCACCGAGACCTTCGCCGAGGTGGAGCTCGAACTGGACAACTGGCGCTGGGCGGGCACGCGCTTCCGGCTCCGCACCGGCAAAGCGCTGAGGCGGGACCGCAAGGAGGTCGCGGTGCACTTCCGGGGTGTCCCCCACCTGCCCCTGGGCCTGAGCGGGGAGGCCCGGCCCAACGTCCTGCGGTTCGGGCTCGACCCGGAAACCCTGTCCCTGGACCTGACCGGCATCGGGGCCAGTGCCCACACCCTCGCCCCGCTGATGCTCACCGCCCGGATCGACCCGCCCGAGCTGCCCGCCTACGCCCGGCTGCTGCTGGACGTCCTGGACGGGAACGCGACCCTGTCCATCCGTGGTGACGAAGCCGAAGAAGCCTGGCGCGTCCTCACCCCCGTGCTCTCGGCGTGGTCGGCCGGCCTCGTCCCGCTCGAGGAGTACCCCGCCGGCTCGGACGGGCCGCGGGAGCGAACCAGCCAGCCGACGCCCACCAGGGAGGGCAGGACCGATGGAACACGATCGACCGCTGCTGCGGAGCCAGCGGCTGCGCCTGGTCAACCACCAGGGTGA
- a CDS encoding glycoside hydrolase family 15 protein, whose product MLEPDPPFRPVRDRDGYPPLEDLGLIGDGSTVALAGVDGSICWLCLPRFDSEPLLCGLLDRDRGGRFRIAPEGLTEARQRYEPDTGVLVTEMRSATGTVRVTDALALRPGADLTDDIPAGRGELVRSVLVLHGSVRLRVELEPRGGAQARAAASGLLVMPARRPDLRLHLRSSRPLNDLRGTYDLEQGDSMDLVLSWGRIHRHHRFDADAMLRATAAAWRRWMTRFSYDGPAEPLVRRAAITLKLCDHWVNGSIVAAPTSSLPAPVGGVRNWDYRYTWIRDASFTVFAMRRIGFADEADAFLGWVLDAFEQSRQPRIMYDLDGGPVPDEWVDAGLEGYRRSAPVRWGNGAADQRQHDVYGEVLDCADQWSRAGNHLERPLWSALAGLAEAAGEAWRQPDQGIWEVRSEGRVFTYSAAMCQVALDRAAAIGARMGLSGPVPAWRAAAGKLRQIILDESWNEESRTLSEHLDGGGSVDASLLALPLRRVVPADHPRMVATATAVAERLSAGGGLLYRYLHDDSPDGIAGGEGAFLLCSFWLADNLALQGRLDEAEELYTSLCDRASPLGLLPEQIDPSTGEFTGNFPQAFSHIGVIAGGVTLARARAGAAR is encoded by the coding sequence GTGCCTGCCGCGCTTCGATTCCGAACCGCTGTTGTGCGGCTTGCTGGACCGCGATCGTGGTGGCCGGTTCCGCATCGCGCCGGAGGGCCTGACCGAGGCGCGGCAGCGCTACGAGCCCGACACCGGGGTGCTGGTCACCGAGATGCGCAGCGCCACCGGCACGGTCCGCGTGACCGACGCGCTGGCGCTGCGGCCGGGTGCCGACCTGACCGACGACATCCCCGCGGGACGGGGCGAGCTGGTCCGGTCGGTGCTCGTCCTGCACGGCAGCGTCCGGCTGCGGGTGGAACTGGAACCCCGGGGCGGCGCCCAGGCGCGCGCGGCCGCCAGCGGCCTGCTGGTCATGCCCGCGAGGCGGCCGGACCTGCGGCTGCACCTGCGCTCCAGCCGCCCGCTGAACGACCTGCGCGGCACGTACGACCTGGAGCAGGGCGACTCGATGGACCTGGTGCTGTCCTGGGGCCGCATCCACCGCCACCACCGGTTCGACGCCGACGCGATGCTGCGGGCCACCGCGGCGGCGTGGCGCCGGTGGATGACCCGGTTCAGCTACGACGGCCCGGCCGAGCCGCTGGTCCGGCGCGCCGCGATCACCCTGAAGCTGTGCGACCACTGGGTCAACGGATCGATCGTCGCCGCGCCGACGTCGTCGTTGCCGGCGCCGGTCGGCGGGGTGCGCAACTGGGACTACCGCTACACCTGGATCCGGGACGCCTCCTTCACCGTGTTCGCCATGCGGCGGATCGGGTTCGCCGACGAGGCCGACGCGTTCCTGGGCTGGGTCCTGGACGCGTTCGAGCAGAGCCGGCAGCCGCGGATCATGTACGACCTCGACGGCGGGCCGGTCCCGGACGAGTGGGTGGACGCCGGCCTCGAAGGCTACCGGCGCTCGGCTCCGGTGCGGTGGGGCAACGGGGCGGCCGATCAGCGCCAGCACGACGTCTACGGCGAGGTCCTGGACTGCGCCGACCAGTGGTCCCGCGCCGGCAACCACCTCGAGCGACCGCTGTGGTCGGCGCTGGCCGGCCTGGCCGAAGCGGCCGGTGAGGCCTGGCGCCAGCCCGACCAGGGCATCTGGGAGGTGCGCAGCGAAGGCCGGGTCTTCACCTACTCGGCGGCGATGTGCCAGGTGGCGCTGGACCGGGCCGCGGCCATCGGCGCGCGGATGGGGCTGTCCGGGCCGGTCCCGGCCTGGCGCGCCGCCGCGGGCAAGCTGCGGCAGATCATCCTGGACGAGTCCTGGAACGAGGAATCCCGCACGCTGAGCGAGCACCTCGACGGCGGCGGCAGCGTGGACGCCAGCCTGCTGGCCCTCCCGCTGCGGCGGGTCGTTCCCGCCGACCACCCGCGCATGGTGGCCACCGCCACGGCCGTGGCCGAGCGGTTGTCGGCCGGCGGTGGCCTGCTCTACCGCTACCTGCACGACGACTCCCCCGACGGCATCGCCGGCGGTGAGGGCGCGTTCCTGCTGTGCAGCTTCTGGCTGGCCGACAACCTGGCGCTGCAGGGCCGGCTCGACGAGGCGGAGGAGCTGTACACCTCGCTGTGCGACCGGGCCAGCCCGCTCGGCCTGCTGCCGGAGCAGATCGACCCGTCGACGGGCGAGTTCACCGGGAACTTCCCGCAGGCTTTCAGCCACATCGGGGTGATCGCCGGCGGCGTGACGCTCGCCCGGGCCAGGGCGGGTGCGGCGCGATGA